The following proteins are encoded in a genomic region of Bernardetia sp. MNP-M8:
- a CDS encoding AraC family transcriptional regulator encodes MNTYLLPNDLFENANKTEDKTCIYDYVINNSLTRNKITLNQNVFSFLQDGTKEVVHFDKQTTIKNNQFLLIKSGKCLMTEKLSQANQYRSLLFFFDDNWLIDFIEKYKIKIQSSSETNPFLVFDYDNYIKNFVFSVLQINQQSLALQKQVLPVKLEEIFLYLIHKNGTDFLYKFLNSNVYSREHFTSVIENNIYTNLSVEELAFLCNKSVSAFKREFKKIYNDSPIKWFRERRLKHAAFLLEHKKLRSSDIYMQIGYENLSSFIQAYKKQFGKTPKQHFI; translated from the coding sequence ATGAATACCTATTTGCTTCCTAATGACTTATTTGAAAATGCAAATAAAACAGAAGACAAAACCTGTATTTATGACTATGTGATAAATAATTCTCTTACGAGAAATAAAATTACGCTTAATCAGAATGTGTTTAGTTTTTTGCAAGATGGAACAAAAGAAGTTGTGCATTTTGACAAACAAACAACAATCAAAAATAATCAATTTCTTCTCATTAAATCAGGTAAATGTTTGATGACTGAAAAATTATCACAAGCCAATCAATATAGAAGTTTGTTGTTTTTCTTTGATGATAATTGGCTTATTGATTTTATAGAAAAATACAAAATCAAAATTCAATCAAGCAGCGAAACAAATCCGTTTTTGGTATTTGATTATGATAATTATATCAAGAATTTTGTGTTTAGTGTCCTACAAATCAATCAGCAATCTCTAGCTTTACAAAAACAGGTTTTACCTGTAAAACTAGAAGAAATTTTCCTTTATTTAATTCATAAAAATGGAACAGATTTTCTCTATAAGTTTTTAAACAGCAATGTTTACAGTAGAGAACATTTTACATCAGTCATTGAGAATAATATTTATACAAACTTGAGTGTAGAAGAATTAGCTTTTTTATGTAATAAAAGCGTTTCAGCTTTCAAAAGAGAGTTTAAAAAAATATACAATGATAGTCCAATAAAATGGTTTAGAGAGCGAAGGTTAAAACACGCTGCATTTTTGTTAGAACACAAAAAACTTCGTTCTAGTGATATTTATATGCAAATTGGTTATGAAAATTTATCTTCTTTCATACAAGCCTACAAAAAACAATTTGGCAAAACTCCCAAACAACACTTTATATAA
- a CDS encoding M23 family metallopeptidase produces MAKVKYYYDTETCRYEKVKASKADIAFNILGLLVVSAVLAVGFATFYTQMFPSKEVAQLKEEKQELLTKYTVLNKEISQATDMLSHLQQRDNKLYRSMFEVEPIPMEMRKGGTGGAEKYKHLLDDNLVNETLIVNTHEKLDNLKKQMYIQTKSYDELMKLAQNKNDMMASIPAIQPLSKKDQTSFASGFGMRTHPIYKVRKMHAGCDLSARTGTAVHATGDGVVIKADWSSGYGRLVEVDHGYGYITRYAHLSAFDCKKGQKIKRGQLLGKVGSTGLSVAPHLHYEVRYNGKPVNPINYFFNDLSPTEYQQLVELSSHDGQSLGGGSDEEDHNHIK; encoded by the coding sequence ATGGCAAAAGTAAAATATTATTACGATACCGAAACGTGTCGTTACGAAAAAGTAAAAGCGTCTAAAGCAGATATAGCCTTCAATATCCTTGGACTCTTAGTAGTTTCAGCAGTATTAGCAGTCGGTTTTGCGACATTTTACACTCAAATGTTCCCTTCAAAGGAAGTGGCACAATTAAAAGAAGAAAAACAGGAACTTCTTACAAAATATACAGTTCTTAATAAAGAAATTAGTCAGGCAACTGATATGCTCTCACACCTTCAACAGCGAGACAATAAACTCTATCGTTCGATGTTTGAAGTAGAACCTATTCCAATGGAAATGCGAAAAGGTGGTACAGGAGGAGCAGAAAAGTATAAGCATTTATTAGATGATAATTTAGTAAATGAAACACTTATTGTAAATACACACGAGAAGTTGGATAATTTGAAAAAACAAATGTATATCCAAACCAAATCGTATGATGAGCTTATGAAACTGGCTCAAAACAAAAATGATATGATGGCTTCTATTCCAGCTATTCAGCCTCTTTCCAAAAAAGACCAAACAAGTTTTGCATCTGGTTTTGGAATGCGTACACACCCTATTTATAAAGTTCGTAAAATGCATGCAGGTTGTGACCTTAGCGCAAGAACAGGAACAGCTGTACATGCAACAGGAGATGGTGTAGTTATTAAAGCAGACTGGTCTAGTGGATACGGAAGATTAGTAGAAGTAGATCACGGTTATGGATATATCACAAGATATGCTCACCTTTCAGCTTTTGATTGTAAAAAAGGACAAAAAATAAAACGTGGCCAGTTATTAGGAAAAGTAGGAAGCACAGGACTTTCAGTAGCACCTCATTTGCATTATGAAGTACGCTATAATGGTAAGCCAGTAAATCCAATTAATTACTTCTTTAATGATTTGTCGCCAACAGAATATCAACAATTAGTAGAACTTTCTTCTCATGATGGACAATCACTCGGTGGTGGTTCAGACGAAGAAGACCACAATCATATTAAGTAA
- a CDS encoding IS630 family transposase produces MNFQLSISERDILKDYRKSSSGKKDYIRCTVLLGLDQGKSAKELSELLGVDLSSFYNYVKSYNSCGLSGFISSNYLGFWGKLDSFDLAALDKELRSHLHKNCQSIAYWIKENLGIDYAIKSLPSLMKRLGFSYKKTKTVPAKADKELQTHFIEDIEALIERLDSENAVLLYADAVHPQWNTRSNYAWIPTGEEREIKSSSGRKRINLTGTVNIQNPSDILISESETVDSESVREFLDKVEAAYLDKSKVYMVLDQASYFKSYLVQDWVYGSKIELIYLPAYSPNLNLIERLWKLMRKKIIDYEYYNTFEKFRTNVLAFFEYIVDYKDELETLLAPNFHVQFSKTNFY; encoded by the coding sequence ATGAATTTTCAACTTAGTATTTCTGAACGAGATATTTTAAAAGATTATCGTAAAAGTTCTTCAGGAAAGAAGGACTATATTCGTTGTACTGTTCTTTTAGGTCTTGACCAAGGTAAGTCAGCAAAAGAGTTGTCAGAGCTTTTAGGTGTTGATTTAAGTAGTTTTTATAATTATGTAAAAAGTTATAATTCCTGTGGTCTTTCTGGTTTTATTTCTTCTAATTATTTAGGTTTTTGGGGTAAGTTGGATAGTTTTGATTTGGCAGCTTTAGATAAAGAACTTCGTTCTCACTTGCATAAAAACTGCCAGTCTATTGCTTATTGGATAAAAGAAAATTTAGGTATTGATTACGCTATTAAAAGTCTTCCTAGTTTGATGAAACGTCTAGGTTTTTCTTATAAAAAGACAAAAACAGTTCCTGCTAAAGCTGATAAAGAACTTCAAACTCACTTTATAGAAGATATAGAGGCTTTGATAGAGCGTTTAGATTCAGAAAATGCTGTTCTACTCTACGCAGATGCTGTTCATCCTCAATGGAATACCCGAAGTAATTATGCTTGGATTCCAACAGGAGAGGAAAGAGAAATTAAAAGTAGTAGTGGTAGAAAGCGCATAAATTTGACAGGTACAGTAAACATTCAAAATCCAAGCGATATACTCATTAGTGAATCAGAAACAGTTGATTCAGAGAGTGTAAGAGAATTTTTAGATAAAGTAGAAGCAGCGTATTTAGATAAAAGCAAGGTGTATATGGTCTTAGACCAAGCCTCCTATTTCAAATCTTATTTGGTGCAAGACTGGGTATATGGCTCTAAAATAGAACTCATTTACTTGCCTGCCTACTCGCCTAATTTAAACTTAATTGAAAGACTTTGGAAGTTGATGAGAAAGAAAATAATTGATTATGAATACTACAATACATTTGAAAAATTTAGGACTAACGTCCTTGCATTTTTTGAATATATCGTTGATTATAAAGATGAGCTAGAAACACTTTTAGCCCCTAATTTTCACGTCCAATTTTCGAAAACCAATTTCTATTGA
- a CDS encoding YbhB/YbcL family Raf kinase inhibitor-like protein yields MQKVTSFLFFFLISTLSFAQETFTLSSTDIGGQATKTEEFNGFGCTGENQSPQLSWTNAPEGTKSFAITVYDPDAPTGSGWWHWVVFDIPANINELVTGAGNLKSNLTPKGAIQSVTNYGVAGYGGPCPPENHGLHQYIVTVYALKTDKLGLDATTNPATVGYYLWNNTIAKASLVFYYQR; encoded by the coding sequence ATGCAAAAAGTAACATCATTCTTATTTTTCTTTCTTATCTCTACCCTTTCTTTTGCTCAAGAAACTTTTACTCTTAGCAGTACAGATATAGGAGGACAAGCCACAAAGACAGAAGAATTTAATGGATTTGGCTGTACAGGAGAAAACCAATCACCTCAATTATCTTGGACAAATGCACCAGAAGGAACAAAAAGTTTTGCCATTACAGTATATGACCCAGATGCACCAACGGGAAGTGGGTGGTGGCATTGGGTAGTTTTTGACATTCCTGCTAACATAAATGAGCTAGTAACAGGTGCAGGAAATTTGAAATCTAATCTTACTCCAAAAGGAGCTATTCAAAGCGTAACAAATTATGGTGTAGCTGGATATGGTGGTCCTTGTCCTCCAGAAAATCACGGTTTGCACCAATATATAGTTACTGTTTACGCACTCAAGACTGATAAATTAGGCTTGGATGCTACTACAAACCCTGCAACTGTGGGATATTATTTGTGGAATAATACTATTGCAAAAGCGAGTTTGGTGTTTTATTACCAAAGATAA
- a CDS encoding MBL fold metallo-hydrolase — protein sequence MNIEQIYTGCLAQGAYYITSNGEAAIIDPLREVQPYLDRLAKDDVKLKYVFETHFHADFVSGHLDLSKKTGAPIIYGATAQPEFDAIIAEDGQTFKVGNITIKALHTPGHTMESTTYLLLDENGKEHAIFSGDTLFIGDVGRPDLAQKAAHMTQEQLAATLFHSLRDKIMTLPDETIVYPAHGAGSACGKNMSKETVSTIGEQKKLNYALRADMTEQEFVNEVTDGLLPAPAYFGMNVAMNKKGYDSLDDVMKKGKQALEPNAFEVAAEESGALILDTRNPKEFYQGFVPQSINIGIDGGFAPWVGAMIMDVQQPILLITDEGREEETIIRLSRVGFDNVLGYLKGSFAEWKAAGKEIDTIDRIAPEEFAQKFDKETSKVVDVRKESEYAAQHVEEAYNKPLDFINEWVRDINPDEHFFMHCAGGYRSMIAASILQARGYRNFTEIEGGFGQIQKQEAIPTSNFVCQSKTLSK from the coding sequence ATGAACATAGAACAAATTTATACAGGCTGTTTGGCACAAGGTGCATATTATATTACTTCAAATGGCGAGGCTGCCATTATTGACCCACTTCGTGAAGTGCAACCCTATCTTGATCGCTTAGCAAAAGATGATGTCAAACTTAAGTATGTTTTCGAAACACATTTTCATGCAGACTTTGTTTCAGGACATTTAGATTTATCTAAAAAGACAGGTGCACCAATCATTTATGGTGCGACAGCACAACCCGAATTTGATGCTATCATTGCAGAAGACGGACAGACATTCAAAGTAGGAAATATTACTATCAAAGCTCTTCATACACCAGGGCATACGATGGAAAGTACAACCTATTTGCTTTTAGATGAAAATGGAAAAGAACATGCTATTTTCTCAGGTGATACACTTTTTATTGGCGATGTAGGTCGCCCAGATTTGGCTCAAAAAGCAGCTCACATGACACAAGAGCAATTAGCAGCAACTCTTTTTCATTCGTTAAGAGATAAAATCATGACTTTGCCAGACGAAACTATCGTTTATCCTGCACATGGCGCAGGTAGTGCGTGTGGAAAGAATATGAGTAAAGAAACAGTTTCTACTATCGGAGAGCAGAAGAAACTCAATTATGCCCTTCGTGCAGACATGACAGAACAAGAATTTGTAAATGAAGTTACAGATGGACTTTTACCAGCTCCTGCTTATTTTGGAATGAACGTAGCCATGAACAAAAAAGGCTATGATAGTTTGGACGATGTTATGAAAAAAGGTAAACAGGCGTTAGAACCAAATGCTTTTGAAGTAGCAGCTGAGGAAAGTGGTGCGCTTATTTTGGATACACGTAACCCAAAAGAGTTTTATCAAGGTTTTGTACCACAATCTATCAATATCGGAATTGATGGAGGTTTTGCGCCTTGGGTAGGTGCGATGATTATGGATGTACAACAACCTATTTTGCTCATCACAGACGAAGGAAGAGAAGAAGAAACAATTATTAGACTTAGCAGAGTAGGTTTTGATAATGTTTTGGGTTACCTCAAAGGTAGTTTTGCAGAATGGAAAGCAGCAGGAAAAGAAATTGATACAATTGATAGAATTGCTCCTGAAGAGTTTGCTCAAAAATTTGATAAAGAAACAAGCAAAGTTGTTGATGTCAGAAAAGAGAGTGAATATGCAGCCCAACACGTAGAAGAAGCGTATAATAAACCGTTAGATTTTATTAATGAGTGGGTAAGAGATATTAATCCAGATGAACATTTCTTTATGCACTGTGCAGGTGGTTATCGCTCTATGATTGCTGCTAGTATTTTGCAAGCAAGGGGTTACCGTAATTTTACAGAAATTGAAGGTGGTTTTGGACAAATCCAAAAACAAGAAGCTATCCCTACTTCAAATTTTGTGTGTCAGAGCAAAACACTTTCTAAATAG
- a CDS encoding YeeE/YedE thiosulfate transporter family protein: MIEFITQPWSWYVAGILVGLTVPTLLIIGNKSFGISSSLRHVCAMCIPAKIPFFQYEWKKEIWNLFFVVGILLGGMIAANFLSNPNDVQIAATLQADLTTYGIIDYSNLVPLDIMNWDSFFTLKGFLLMVVGGFLVGFGTRYAGGCTSGHAIMGMSTFQFPSFVATCCFMIGGFIMANWILPLILSL, from the coding sequence ATGATAGAATTTATAACACAGCCATGGTCTTGGTACGTGGCAGGTATTTTGGTAGGCTTAACTGTGCCTACACTTTTAATAATAGGTAATAAATCTTTTGGAATTAGTTCTTCGTTGCGCCATGTTTGTGCGATGTGTATTCCTGCCAAAATTCCATTTTTTCAATATGAATGGAAAAAAGAAATATGGAATTTGTTTTTTGTAGTAGGAATTCTTTTAGGTGGAATGATTGCAGCCAATTTTTTATCAAATCCAAATGATGTTCAGATTGCAGCAACTTTACAAGCAGATTTAACTACTTACGGGATTATAGATTATTCAAACCTTGTTCCTTTAGATATTATGAATTGGGATAGTTTTTTTACACTTAAAGGATTTTTATTGATGGTAGTAGGAGGTTTTTTGGTAGGCTTCGGAACTCGGTATGCAGGTGGGTGCACAAGTGGACATGCCATTATGGGAATGTCTACCTTTCAATTTCCTTCTTTTGTAGCCACTTGTTGTTTTATGATAGGAGGATTCATTATGGCAAACTGGATTTTGCCTTTAATTTTATCATTATAA
- a CDS encoding DUF6691 family protein: MKNQTLPFQKTIADTTRRKDAICVNESDKTEKWYHNFKYLLVGIAFGIVFVKAEIISWFRIQEMFRLESFHMYGVIGTAILVGMLSVFIIKKFNIKTLSGEKIVFKDKVFNKGQIYGGLIFGLGWAMTGACPGPLFAQIGTGATVVLITLLSAIFGTWTYGFLRERLPH, from the coding sequence ATGAAAAATCAAACACTGCCATTTCAGAAAACGATAGCAGACACAACTCGCCGAAAGGATGCTATTTGTGTCAATGAAAGTGATAAAACAGAAAAATGGTATCATAATTTTAAATATTTACTTGTTGGTATTGCCTTCGGAATTGTCTTTGTCAAAGCTGAAATAATTAGTTGGTTCAGAATACAAGAAATGTTTCGTTTAGAATCTTTCCACATGTATGGTGTTATCGGAACAGCTATTTTGGTAGGAATGCTTTCTGTTTTTATCATCAAAAAATTTAATATCAAGACTTTATCAGGCGAGAAAATAGTCTTTAAAGATAAAGTATTTAACAAAGGGCAAATCTATGGAGGACTTATTTTTGGCTTGGGTTGGGCAATGACAGGCGCATGTCCAGGTCCTTTGTTTGCTCAAATAGGTACAGGTGCAACAGTGGTTTTGATTACACTTCTGAGTGCTATTTTCGGAACTTGGACGTATGGATTTTTGAGAGAACGTTTGCCTCATTAA